The Phycisphaeraceae bacterium genome window below encodes:
- a CDS encoding glycosyltransferase family 1 protein: MPSKPFSTLASASPVIGLDARTLTRQPLRGIGVSTARLYARLTALRPDWRFIAFHQTPRPPAGERLEAENLGWQRIDVPGDRLDAWTQLRLPWQALREKVDLLHCPANWCPIWQPVPMLVTVHDLIPLTSSQRADREPVIRFRLALEAAKRASGILTPSSYVAGEIERRLPIVKGHVTVVPWGADAVRGVDPDPEHVRLEPAGIGQRFVLHLAAPDLRKNTRRVIEAWSLLPSSVRSEVALVLVGMRGSFRDEMLGLTRRLGVETSVRFLEPVERARLESLMREAEVLAYPSLSEGFGLPVIEAFARETAVLSSDVTSIPEVAGDAAELVDPRNTMAIRNGLERLLTQPHRRRFLVNAGRERVKAFRWDDAAIKLAGVIEHTLGMDHGLRMAA, encoded by the coding sequence TTGCCCTCAAAGCCCTTTTCAACCCTGGCCTCCGCGTCGCCGGTGATCGGTCTGGATGCCCGTACGCTCACGCGGCAGCCGCTTCGGGGGATTGGAGTGAGTACGGCCCGGTTGTATGCCCGGCTGACGGCTTTGCGTCCTGACTGGCGATTTATCGCCTTTCATCAGACGCCACGCCCCCCTGCCGGCGAGCGGCTGGAGGCCGAGAATCTGGGTTGGCAGAGGATCGATGTGCCGGGTGATCGTCTGGATGCGTGGACGCAGCTTCGGCTTCCCTGGCAGGCGCTGCGAGAGAAAGTGGACCTGCTGCATTGCCCGGCGAACTGGTGCCCCATATGGCAGCCGGTGCCGATGCTGGTGACTGTGCACGACCTGATCCCGTTGACGAGTAGTCAGCGAGCTGATCGTGAGCCGGTGATCCGGTTTCGGTTGGCATTGGAGGCGGCGAAGCGGGCTTCGGGGATCCTGACTCCTTCGAGCTATGTCGCGGGTGAGATTGAGAGACGGCTGCCGATAGTCAAGGGGCATGTCACTGTGGTGCCGTGGGGTGCGGATGCGGTGCGGGGCGTCGATCCTGATCCCGAGCATGTTCGGCTTGAGCCTGCGGGGATTGGTCAGCGGTTTGTGTTGCACCTGGCGGCACCGGACCTGCGGAAGAACACGCGGCGGGTGATCGAGGCGTGGTCGTTGCTACCTTCGTCAGTTCGATCGGAGGTGGCGTTGGTGCTGGTGGGGATGCGAGGGTCGTTCCGCGACGAGATGCTGGGGCTCACCCGGAGGCTGGGGGTCGAAACGAGTGTGCGGTTCCTGGAGCCGGTTGAGCGTGCACGGCTCGAATCGTTGATGCGTGAGGCTGAGGTGCTCGCTTATCCGTCGCTGAGTGAGGGGTTTGGGCTTCCTGTCATTGAGGCGTTTGCTCGTGAGACGGCAGTGCTCAGCTCGGATGTGACGTCGATCCCCGAGGTGGCGGGTGATGCAGCGGAGTTGGTCGATCCTCGGAACACCATGGCAATTCGCAACGGACTGGAGCGATTGCTGACGCAGCCGCATCGGCGTCGGTTTCTGGTGAACGCTGGGCGTGAGCGGGTGAAAGCGTTTCGGTGGGATGACGCTGCGATCAAGCTGGCGGGTGTGATTGAGCACACGCTGGGAATGGATCATGGCCTGCGGATGGCGGCATGA
- a CDS encoding glycosyltransferase family 4 protein, with the protein MTKTDVLILSELAPWPLDHGGRLRVAYLAPALARLGLRVVVASPEALPVEAPSSLRSLCVDWPACVDESDQRAFIQNWSGPLRGLRRRLARHQGIDTARYAGALELVRRLRPRAVIGVGQHAPVMLKGLPKDVSRVWYAADDVVAFLLSCMGRESLDRWPSRLYGAALHTGLEVAFGGLDAIVGVSDQDQRWLSVLGRPGVGRVIANGVDLDVFCPAAETAIEANTAVFWGRLDFEPNVDGLIWFVDRVWPGLVRRHPGARFRVIGRGMHRSLERLRTAEGVEWVGAVDDVRDDARSSAVTVLPMRCGGGIKNKLLEALAMGRPVVCTSRALTGLAEDHRMPPVRLGDDALSMVSAIEQLWANPASAARLGRSARAWAERHASWDQAARAFAGLLDDCDRRAGQPSGVDPRRLDRAA; encoded by the coding sequence ATGACGAAGACGGATGTGCTGATACTCTCGGAGTTGGCGCCGTGGCCGCTGGACCATGGCGGGCGACTACGGGTGGCGTATCTGGCACCGGCATTAGCTCGGCTGGGGCTCCGCGTCGTGGTGGCGAGTCCGGAGGCACTGCCTGTGGAGGCACCCTCGTCACTTCGATCGCTTTGTGTTGACTGGCCAGCGTGCGTGGACGAATCGGATCAGCGTGCTTTCATCCAGAACTGGTCGGGGCCTTTGCGCGGACTGCGGCGGCGACTCGCAAGGCATCAGGGTATTGATACGGCTCGGTACGCGGGGGCGTTGGAGCTTGTTCGGCGGCTGCGACCTCGCGCGGTGATCGGTGTGGGTCAGCACGCTCCGGTGATGCTCAAGGGGCTGCCAAAGGACGTGAGCAGGGTGTGGTACGCGGCGGACGATGTGGTGGCGTTCCTGCTGTCCTGCATGGGCCGGGAGTCTCTGGATCGCTGGCCATCACGGTTGTATGGGGCTGCGCTGCACACGGGTCTGGAGGTCGCGTTTGGTGGGTTGGATGCGATCGTCGGGGTTTCGGATCAGGATCAGCGGTGGCTGTCAGTGTTGGGGCGGCCGGGCGTCGGTCGGGTGATTGCCAATGGGGTTGATCTTGATGTGTTTTGCCCGGCTGCGGAAACCGCGATTGAGGCGAACACGGCTGTGTTCTGGGGGCGGCTGGATTTTGAGCCGAATGTGGATGGGCTGATCTGGTTTGTTGATCGGGTGTGGCCGGGGTTGGTGAGACGTCATCCAGGGGCGAGGTTTCGTGTGATCGGGCGGGGGATGCATCGGTCACTGGAGCGTCTGCGCACGGCAGAGGGCGTCGAGTGGGTTGGTGCAGTGGATGACGTACGAGATGACGCGCGGTCTTCTGCTGTGACGGTGCTGCCGATGCGGTGTGGCGGCGGGATCAAGAACAAGTTGCTGGAGGCCTTGGCGATGGGGCGACCGGTGGTGTGCACCTCGCGGGCGCTGACGGGGCTTGCGGAGGATCACCGGATGCCGCCAGTACGGCTGGGAGATGATGCACTGTCGATGGTGAGCGCGATTGAGCAGTTGTGGGCAAACCCGGCTTCGGCGGCGCGACTGGGACGATCGGCCAGAGCATGGGCCGAGCGTCATGCGAGTTGGGATCAGGCGGCTCGTGCGTTTGCCGGGCTGCTGGATGATTGCGATCGGCGTGCGGGGCAACCGTCTGGGGTTGATCCACGTAGGCTGGATCGGGCTGCCTAG
- a CDS encoding YbaB/EbfC family nucleoid-associated protein, translating to MFEQMKMMKELGSLMARKDELKERVERLKIELGEKSVEAEAAGGIVRVTVNGHLKVLEVRFSPTALATTSDSDRAMLEDLTRQAINDAMAKAQAMIKNEIQKATADLNIPGVENMLPMLN from the coding sequence ATGTTTGAGCAGATGAAAATGATGAAGGAACTGGGCAGCCTCATGGCTCGCAAGGACGAACTCAAAGAGCGTGTCGAACGCCTGAAGATCGAGCTGGGCGAGAAGTCCGTCGAGGCCGAAGCCGCAGGCGGGATCGTCCGTGTCACGGTCAACGGCCATCTCAAGGTCCTGGAGGTCCGATTCAGTCCCACCGCGCTCGCTACAACTTCCGACAGCGACCGCGCGATGCTCGAAGACCTCACCCGTCAGGCCATCAACGACGCCATGGCCAAAGCCCAGGCCATGATCAAGAACGAGATCCAGAAGGCGACCGCCGACCTCAACATCCCAGGCGTCGAGAACATGCTCCCCATGCTCAACTGA
- the dnaX gene encoding DNA polymerase III subunit gamma/tau — translation MAYTVLARRYRSQAFADVVGQDAVARTLRNAIERDRVAHAYLFCGTRGVGKTSMARLFARALNAPASMPDAPKLDAVDYPEDDVQHRMADAIMRGDDLNVIEIDGASNNRVEEARELITGAGLAPTGAARFKIYIIDEVHMLTQQAFNALLKTMEEPPEHVKFILCTTEPHKVPATIQSRCQRFDFPSIPASRIADHLKAIVKAEKIKADDDLLWRVARLGNGSMRDALSLLDRVIAASDGKLTVSALEELLGLPEAELIDGLILAMAEGDVARTLESGADLLNRGVSQDQTIDAIIERLRQLMLIAACGSESELVELPAEGRETSAELSARFDTDGLVYLLMLADNLQRHARSSANPRALLDATLVRMALAEKMADVAGILAGDTTAAEKKKLRLAR, via the coding sequence ATGGCCTACACGGTTCTGGCACGACGCTACCGCTCTCAGGCCTTCGCCGACGTCGTCGGCCAGGACGCCGTCGCGCGCACCCTCCGCAACGCCATCGAGCGTGATCGCGTCGCCCACGCCTATCTTTTCTGCGGAACCCGGGGCGTCGGCAAGACCTCCATGGCCCGCCTCTTCGCCCGCGCCCTCAACGCCCCTGCGTCCATGCCCGACGCCCCCAAACTCGATGCCGTCGATTATCCCGAAGACGACGTTCAGCACCGCATGGCCGATGCGATCATGCGTGGCGATGACCTCAATGTCATCGAGATCGACGGTGCCTCCAACAACCGCGTCGAAGAAGCCCGCGAACTGATCACCGGTGCCGGTCTTGCGCCCACCGGCGCAGCCAGATTCAAGATCTACATCATCGACGAAGTCCACATGCTCACACAGCAGGCATTCAACGCACTGCTCAAGACCATGGAAGAGCCACCGGAGCATGTGAAGTTCATCCTCTGCACGACCGAGCCTCACAAAGTCCCCGCGACCATCCAGTCGCGCTGCCAGCGATTCGACTTCCCCTCCATCCCGGCTTCACGCATAGCCGATCACCTCAAGGCCATTGTCAAAGCCGAGAAGATCAAGGCTGATGACGACTTGCTCTGGCGGGTGGCTCGCCTCGGCAACGGCTCAATGCGCGACGCCCTCTCCCTCCTCGATCGCGTCATCGCCGCCAGCGACGGCAAACTCACCGTCTCCGCACTCGAAGAACTCCTCGGGCTTCCCGAGGCCGAACTCATCGACGGTCTGATCCTCGCGATGGCAGAGGGTGACGTCGCCCGTACTCTGGAATCCGGTGCCGATCTGCTTAACCGTGGCGTCAGCCAGGACCAGACCATCGACGCGATCATCGAACGCCTCCGCCAACTCATGCTCATCGCTGCGTGCGGGTCAGAAAGTGAGCTGGTTGAACTCCCCGCCGAGGGCCGTGAAACCTCCGCTGAGCTGTCCGCGCGATTCGATACCGATGGACTCGTCTACCTCCTGATGCTCGCCGACAACCTCCAGCGGCACGCCCGCTCCAGCGCCAACCCCCGGGCGCTGCTCGACGCCACCCTTGTCCGCATGGCCCTCGCCGAGAAGATGGCCGATGTTGCTGGCATCCTCGCTGGCGACACCACGGCGGCCGAAAAAAAAAAGCTCCGCCTCGCGCGTTAG
- the sucD gene encoding succinate--CoA ligase subunit alpha, whose amino-acid sequence MSILVDSNTRVICQGITGSAGSFHTKGCLDYGTKMVGGVTPNKGGQSDPNGLPIFNTVYEAVEATDANATMIFVPPPFAADAILEAADAGIQLIVCITEGVPVVDMMKVKRILAQPQYRQTRLIGPNCPGVITPGQCKIGIMPGYIHKRPEDAEAHRSVGIISRSGTLTYEAVWQTSNLGIGQTTCVGIGGDPVRGMNFIDCLVQFNADGQTDGVVLIGEIGGTDEEAAADYIKNHVTKPVTAFIAGRTAPPGRRMGHAGAIISGGEGGADSKLNALRDAGCHIAESPADLGTTMAKALGV is encoded by the coding sequence ATGAGCATTCTTGTCGATAGTAATACGCGGGTGATCTGCCAGGGGATCACGGGCTCGGCCGGCTCCTTCCACACCAAGGGCTGCCTCGACTACGGCACCAAGATGGTGGGGGGCGTGACCCCCAACAAAGGCGGGCAGTCCGACCCCAACGGGCTGCCGATCTTCAACACCGTCTACGAGGCCGTCGAGGCCACCGACGCCAACGCGACCATGATCTTCGTCCCGCCCCCGTTCGCCGCCGACGCTATTCTCGAAGCCGCCGACGCCGGCATCCAGCTCATCGTCTGCATCACCGAGGGCGTTCCGGTCGTCGATATGATGAAGGTCAAGCGCATCCTCGCCCAGCCGCAGTATCGCCAGACCCGGCTGATCGGCCCCAACTGCCCCGGCGTCATCACCCCAGGTCAGTGCAAAATCGGCATCATGCCCGGCTACATCCACAAGCGACCCGAGGACGCCGAAGCCCACCGCAGCGTCGGCATCATCTCCCGATCAGGCACCCTGACCTACGAGGCCGTCTGGCAGACCTCAAACCTCGGCATCGGCCAGACCACCTGCGTCGGCATCGGTGGGGACCCGGTCCGCGGCATGAACTTCATCGACTGCCTCGTCCAGTTCAATGCCGATGGCCAGACCGACGGCGTCGTGCTCATCGGCGAGATCGGCGGGACCGACGAAGAAGCCGCCGCCGACTACATCAAGAACCACGTCACCAAACCCGTCACAGCATTCATCGCTGGCCGCACTGCTCCGCCCGGCCGCCGCATGGGCCACGCAGGGGCCATCATCTCCGGCGGCGAAGGCGGAGCCGACAGCAAACTCAACGCCCTCCGCGACGCCGGCTGCCACATCGCCGAATCCCCCGCCGACCTGGGCACGACGATGGCCAAGGCGCTTGGGGTTTAA
- a CDS encoding DNA-3-methyladenine glycosylase I, producing MRTKKAERSMQIDPNLRRCGWAHAEPELSYHDLEWGRAVHEDRHLFEMLILEGAQAGLSWRTILLKRMHYRKVFAGFEPAKVARFNDSKLEKLLLDAGIVRNRLKVFAARTNARVFLEIQEEHRSFDRYLWGWVDRKPVMTRWTSYRDCPAKTPLSDAISKDLKKRGMTFVGSTIIYAYLQAVGVVDDHEAGCWCAGT from the coding sequence ATGAGGACAAAGAAGGCTGAAAGATCCATGCAGATTGATCCGAATCTTCGGCGGTGCGGGTGGGCTCATGCCGAGCCTGAGCTGAGCTATCACGATCTGGAATGGGGGCGGGCTGTCCACGAGGATCGGCATCTGTTCGAGATGCTGATTCTTGAGGGGGCACAGGCTGGGCTGAGCTGGCGGACGATTCTTCTGAAAAGGATGCATTACCGGAAGGTGTTCGCGGGCTTCGAGCCTGCCAAAGTCGCTCGATTCAACGATTCGAAACTGGAGAAGCTGCTGCTGGATGCGGGCATTGTCCGCAACCGACTCAAGGTCTTCGCTGCCAGGACCAATGCTCGAGTCTTTCTCGAAATCCAGGAAGAGCACCGAAGTTTTGATCGCTACCTGTGGGGCTGGGTGGATCGCAAGCCTGTCATGACCCGTTGGACGAGCTATCGTGATTGCCCGGCAAAGACGCCGTTATCCGATGCGATCAGTAAGGACCTGAAGAAACGAGGGATGACATTTGTCGGCTCGACGATCATCTACGCCTACCTCCAAGCCGTCGGCGTGGTAGATGACCATGAGGCGGGCTGCTGGTGTGCGGGGACATAA
- a CDS encoding sigma-70 family RNA polymerase sigma factor: MTTQAQALSLWTDDLKALRAYARNGDPQAFEAIIARYEAMVLSTCQRVLVNRADAEDATQETFLKLAQRASKVRSNVAAWLHACARRTAIDHVRRLGARRRAEQKLHQTESSATRDEPDVNLIWRELEPKLDAALEALNEPDREILVSHFLVGRSQAELARQAGIHAGTMSRRIQNALDRLRATLRQEGVAVASLAALTQGLAPAYAAGVAQPSASLIKIGLMGIAQTGVLLAATKGTGTLASAILIGLILLVGGVWSTGLFSPGSHQSTELIPAEGYYGPARPRVPSNEFELISNSYPAFRYGGAVIRADRIELITAYDPIENQIAKLILERLGTDRVGDSAVILTRVLAETTLSSSPPRFTIGEQLDLRFAIDPQARLRLEPLASDQQLGANEPAWFGVRPPPDWPEYTAIPIDADASGILGPWARTDRWPVVLGPDEIRIGTTNWQAARYQVINWEQGETFSRLETVYTNGWDEDLIGTRFAMILRQEGSDYELAYFPEETRRSADYPTSFLRSSTNPIQILRFIPPVSF, from the coding sequence GTGACCACACAAGCGCAGGCTCTAAGCCTCTGGACTGACGACCTCAAGGCGTTGCGGGCCTATGCCCGGAATGGCGACCCCCAGGCGTTTGAAGCAATCATCGCCCGCTATGAGGCCATGGTCCTCAGTACTTGTCAGCGAGTGCTTGTCAATCGTGCAGATGCCGAGGACGCCACTCAAGAGACCTTCCTTAAACTCGCTCAGCGGGCCAGCAAGGTACGATCGAACGTCGCAGCTTGGCTACATGCTTGCGCCCGCAGGACCGCGATAGACCACGTTCGACGTCTCGGTGCACGACGCCGAGCCGAACAAAAGCTCCACCAGACCGAATCCTCGGCAACGCGTGACGAGCCGGACGTCAACCTGATCTGGCGCGAACTGGAACCAAAACTAGATGCGGCCCTCGAAGCCCTCAACGAGCCCGACCGCGAGATCCTCGTTTCCCATTTCCTTGTCGGCCGTTCGCAGGCCGAGCTTGCTCGGCAGGCTGGCATACATGCTGGGACTATGAGCCGTCGGATCCAGAATGCTCTCGACCGGCTCCGCGCGACGCTGCGGCAGGAGGGCGTGGCGGTTGCTTCTCTCGCCGCCCTAACTCAGGGCCTCGCACCGGCATATGCCGCTGGGGTAGCCCAGCCTAGTGCCTCTCTGATCAAGATCGGCTTGATGGGCATAGCCCAGACCGGCGTTCTTCTCGCTGCCACCAAGGGGACCGGCACACTGGCAAGCGCGATCCTCATAGGTCTTATTCTGCTCGTTGGTGGGGTGTGGTCCACAGGCTTGTTCTCACCCGGATCACATCAGTCCACTGAACTGATCCCAGCAGAGGGCTACTACGGCCCGGCTCGGCCTCGTGTACCCAGCAACGAGTTCGAACTCATCTCGAACAGCTACCCAGCTTTCCGTTACGGCGGAGCGGTGATCCGAGCGGATCGGATCGAGCTCATTACCGCATACGACCCGATCGAAAATCAGATCGCCAAACTGATCCTTGAACGACTCGGCACGGATCGAGTCGGTGATAGCGCAGTTATCCTAACACGCGTCCTCGCCGAAACGACCCTCTCGAGCAGCCCGCCACGCTTTACCATTGGCGAGCAACTCGACCTGCGGTTTGCCATCGACCCTCAAGCCCGGCTCCGGCTAGAACCGCTGGCCTCGGACCAACAACTCGGGGCCAACGAGCCAGCCTGGTTTGGCGTTCGACCACCTCCTGACTGGCCTGAGTACACGGCGATCCCCATAGATGCCGATGCATCTGGCATTCTTGGCCCTTGGGCCAGGACTGATCGCTGGCCCGTTGTCCTCGGACCTGACGAGATACGGATCGGCACCACCAACTGGCAGGCAGCTCGCTACCAAGTGATCAACTGGGAGCAGGGCGAGACGTTCTCCCGGTTAGAGACCGTCTATACGAACGGATGGGATGAGGACCTCATCGGGACACGTTTCGCCATGATCCTGAGGCAAGAGGGCTCTGATTACGAACTCGCTTACTTTCCTGAGGAGACCCGCCGTTCCGCGGATTACCCAACCTCTTTTCTTCGAAGCAGCACGAACCCGATCCAGATCCTGAGATTTATTCCGCCGGTGTCGTTTTAG
- the queF gene encoding preQ(1) synthase, whose protein sequence is MPDTKLLECFPNPSPDRDYVIEHVAEEFTSLCPKTGHPDFGIVSLRYVPDQTCVELKSLKLYLQAFRNEGIFYEAVTNKIADDLRKTMSPRWIELRTDWHGRGGIRSSITVEFGGRPGGDTDAYEDDDDRPLQRPGDDDWR, encoded by the coding sequence ATGCCCGATACCAAACTCCTTGAGTGTTTCCCTAACCCCTCCCCCGATCGTGACTACGTCATCGAGCACGTCGCCGAGGAGTTCACCAGTCTCTGCCCGAAAACCGGCCATCCGGACTTCGGCATCGTCAGCCTCCGCTACGTCCCGGACCAGACCTGCGTCGAGCTAAAGAGCCTCAAGCTCTACCTTCAGGCGTTCCGCAATGAGGGCATTTTCTACGAGGCGGTCACCAATAAGATCGCCGATGACCTCCGCAAGACGATGAGCCCACGCTGGATCGAGCTGCGAACCGACTGGCACGGCCGAGGCGGGATCCGATCCTCCATCACCGTCGAGTTCGGCGGACGGCCTGGGGGCGATACCGATGCCTATGAGGATGACGACGACCGTCCCCTCCAGCGTCCGGGTGATGACGACTGGCGATAG
- the gatC gene encoding Asp-tRNA(Asn)/Glu-tRNA(Gln) amidotransferase subunit GatC, translating into MSETSPISEEDVRQVAKLSRLSLSDEQVHTMTGQLGAILGYIQKLSELDVEGVEPLSHPLDLTNALREDVETPGLSNDQALANAPAADPPYFQVPKVLGDGSSA; encoded by the coding sequence ATGTCAGAAACCAGCCCAATCAGCGAAGAGGACGTGCGGCAGGTCGCCAAGCTCAGCCGTCTGAGCCTCAGTGATGAGCAGGTGCACACGATGACCGGCCAACTCGGGGCGATCCTGGGTTACATCCAGAAACTCAGTGAGTTGGACGTCGAGGGCGTGGAGCCGTTGTCTCACCCCCTGGATCTAACCAACGCGCTCCGCGAGGATGTGGAAACGCCAGGGCTGAGCAATGACCAGGCTTTGGCGAACGCGCCAGCGGCAGACCCGCCTTACTTCCAGGTGCCGAAAGTGCTTGGTGACGGATCGAGTGCCTGA
- the gatA gene encoding Asp-tRNA(Asn)/Glu-tRNA(Gln) amidotransferase subunit GatA, with protein sequence MAFDPTATTLDETRQRIADRSVSATEVMQSYLDRIETHDSELGTYEEVWANRALDRADAVDRGEVTGPLAGVPIAIKALFCTENGTTTASSRMLDGYRSPFTATCIARLESAGAVIVGKTRMDEFAMGSSGETSYLGPTRNPWDPQRVPGGSSSGSAAAMAADLCAGAIGSDTGGSIRQPAALCNVVGLKPTYGRVSRWGMVAFASSLDQAGPLTHSVKDAALLLSAMSGADARDSTCADVPVPGDLAEVDVSPGPIRLGLPKQYFGTGNTSDVEAAMDRARAIYQQEGVDLIEIDLPHTDYGIPVYYIVATAEASSNLARYDGIHYGHRSQATDDLVELYAASRSEGFGDEVKRRIMLGTYSLASGYYDAYYNRALKVRRLIRQDFDRAFEQCDAVLCPTTPGPAFKLGAKTDDPLAMYLNDIYTVNAPLAGLPALSMPGGMDQSEGKVLPIGVQLIGQPFDEARLLRIARLFERNTDFNHQRPALSTTHSA encoded by the coding sequence ATGGCCTTTGATCCGACCGCAACCACCCTGGATGAGACCCGGCAGCGGATCGCTGATCGGTCGGTTTCTGCCACCGAGGTGATGCAGTCGTATCTCGATCGGATCGAGACCCACGACAGCGAGTTGGGCACCTACGAGGAAGTCTGGGCTAATCGTGCTCTTGACCGAGCCGATGCGGTTGATCGTGGCGAGGTCACTGGCCCACTGGCGGGGGTACCAATCGCTATCAAGGCGCTGTTTTGCACGGAGAACGGGACGACCACGGCGTCATCAAGGATGCTCGATGGCTACCGCTCGCCCTTCACCGCGACGTGTATCGCTCGACTCGAATCTGCTGGCGCTGTGATCGTCGGTAAGACGCGGATGGATGAGTTCGCCATGGGCTCATCGGGTGAGACCAGCTATCTCGGACCGACGCGCAATCCGTGGGACCCACAGCGCGTGCCCGGCGGGTCGTCCAGCGGGAGTGCGGCGGCGATGGCGGCGGATCTCTGCGCTGGAGCCATCGGCAGCGATACAGGTGGCTCGATCCGCCAGCCAGCAGCGCTATGCAACGTCGTGGGACTCAAGCCGACCTACGGGCGGGTCTCACGATGGGGGATGGTCGCTTTTGCTTCGAGTCTGGATCAGGCGGGCCCGCTGACACACTCGGTTAAGGACGCCGCCCTGCTGCTCTCGGCAATGTCCGGGGCCGACGCTCGCGATTCAACCTGTGCCGATGTGCCCGTGCCCGGTGATCTGGCGGAGGTGGATGTGTCGCCGGGGCCGATTCGACTGGGCCTGCCCAAACAGTATTTCGGCACCGGGAACACGTCGGATGTCGAGGCTGCGATGGATCGGGCGCGAGCCATTTATCAGCAAGAAGGCGTCGATCTGATCGAGATCGACCTGCCCCACACCGACTACGGCATCCCGGTGTATTACATCGTGGCCACGGCAGAGGCATCGTCGAACCTCGCACGCTACGACGGGATTCACTACGGGCACCGGAGTCAGGCGACCGACGACCTCGTAGAGTTGTATGCCGCAAGCCGCTCGGAAGGCTTCGGGGATGAAGTCAAGCGTCGGATCATGCTCGGGACTTATTCACTCGCGAGTGGGTATTACGACGCTTACTACAACCGGGCCTTGAAGGTACGCCGTCTGATTCGCCAGGACTTCGATCGAGCGTTCGAGCAATGCGATGCGGTGCTCTGCCCGACGACGCCCGGTCCCGCGTTCAAACTCGGTGCCAAGACCGATGATCCGCTGGCGATGTATCTGAACGACATCTACACCGTCAACGCTCCTCTAGCGGGCCTGCCAGCACTCAGCATGCCCGGCGGAATGGATCAATCAGAGGGCAAGGTGCTGCCGATCGGCGTACAGCTCATCGGCCAACCATTCGACGAGGCCAGGCTGCTTCGCATTGCCAGGCTCTTTGAGCGCAACACCGATTTCAACCACCAGCGGCCAGCTCTCTCAACCACTCACTCGGCCTGA
- a CDS encoding ROK family protein — MPKSKMTLGVDLGGTNIQAGLLDAEGKLLARDSTKTKAEEGAEAVLGRVVKLCDGIIDKAKVSKGDVAGMGIGAPGALDIANGVVLEAVNLRWRDFPLAKKLGELAGVPVLVDNDVNVGAWGEYHEGAGKTGKDMLAVFVGTGIGGGLILNGKLFHGHYFTAGEIGHTTVAAHASIGRRTVENLASRNSIVLLLAKLIGANHPSWLVEATGGDLAKVRSKLLSQAVKQDDPLTLEVIGYAAEVVGIAIANTVTMLSLPQVVVGGGLTEALGNMWIKRISDAFDRHVFPPQLRDCKIVASKLGDDAGVIGAALLARELP, encoded by the coding sequence ATGCCCAAGAGCAAGATGACCCTCGGCGTGGACCTTGGCGGAACTAACATCCAGGCAGGTCTGCTGGATGCAGAGGGGAAGCTACTGGCCCGTGACAGCACCAAGACCAAGGCCGAAGAAGGGGCAGAAGCGGTGCTCGGTCGTGTCGTCAAGCTCTGCGACGGCATCATCGATAAGGCCAAAGTCAGTAAGGGTGATGTTGCTGGGATGGGTATTGGGGCTCCGGGCGCGCTCGATATCGCGAACGGTGTCGTGCTTGAGGCTGTCAATCTCCGCTGGCGCGATTTCCCACTGGCCAAGAAGCTCGGCGAACTGGCGGGTGTCCCGGTGCTGGTTGATAACGACGTCAACGTCGGGGCCTGGGGCGAGTACCACGAGGGCGCTGGCAAGACCGGCAAGGACATGCTCGCCGTCTTCGTGGGGACCGGGATCGGGGGCGGACTGATCCTCAACGGCAAGCTGTTCCACGGCCACTACTTCACGGCGGGCGAGATCGGCCATACTACGGTCGCTGCCCACGCCAGCATCGGCCGGCGGACCGTCGAGAACCTGGCGAGCCGAAACTCCATCGTGCTGCTGCTGGCCAAGCTGATCGGGGCCAATCACCCCTCTTGGCTCGTCGAAGCCACGGGCGGTGATCTGGCAAAGGTGAGGTCCAAGCTACTGTCACAGGCCGTGAAGCAGGATGACCCCTTGACACTTGAGGTCATTGGCTATGCCGCAGAGGTCGTGGGGATCGCCATCGCCAACACGGTGACGATGCTCAGCCTCCCTCAGGTGGTGGTCGGTGGCGGACTGACCGAAGCGCTTGGCAACATGTGGATTAAGCGGATCAGCGATGCGTTTGATCGGCATGTTTTCCCGCCCCAGCTTCGAGACTGCAAGATCGTGGCGAGCAAACTAGGCGATGACGCGGGGGTCATCGGGGCAGCCCTGCTAGCCCGTGAGCTGCCCTGA